The following DNA comes from Camelina sativa cultivar DH55 chromosome 14, Cs, whole genome shotgun sequence.
TATTTGCTAGATAAGAGTAAGACATGGTATCTAAATGTTAACTAAGTAACTAAGCCTAGCTAGAAAGATTTAAACTCGGTTAGATGTTACCACTCTTCAACAATGGTCTACTTTGTAAACTGTTGATTTGTTGCTTGATTAATCTAAATTAGTGACTAAATGGATAGACAAGCAAAAAtattcaatgaaaataaaatgtttcaGTAATGGGAAAGATAACTAGATAAGTAatgactaatatatatatactctttacgTTTACAAATCCTTTTGGAAGTTATAAAAGTAAtttcataacaaaataaatctgTAAGAAAACTCCTAAATAACAGCAAAAATTACAATTAGAAggatcatatttatattttcaatacgAAGATATGTATCACGTGGCCAACTTTTTGTGTTCAAAAGCAGCCAATAAGTTCACGCCACGTTATAGAGCAGAACATGTATATGACTCAAGTACGCACTCTGAAGCAAATACAGTCTTACCAAAGAACAGCTCCGACCAATAGAAAATTTCTAGCTCTttacttaaattattattattggaattcttttataaaattcaatcaTCAAAATTTTCTTGCCATCAagttaaaatattctaaatcCCCATACCgtaatcacaaaaacaaaatatacaaaaagattGCAAAACGAGCCAATTCGATCGAATCAATTTGCGCGACTAgagataatataattaatattatttctaatgtgaatattttaaatgatgatTGATTTATCTATACAAAAACGAAACGAAGAtatttccaaacaaaattaatattaggTGTGATGAATTTGTAACTTTTGATAAATTCAAgcacataataaaaaaaaaatagtaggtGTGATGAATTTGTTATTCAAGCAcataataagaaaatttaaaacaaaacacaattaataGCTTATTGAGTTGTCCTTTATCTTGGTACATCCCCCTAGCGAGCACATCTCAATACTATAATGATTCTATTATTTAtgtttacagtttttaattagTTTCACTAAAACCCTAACGAGGTTATACTAACTtacaaatttggatttttttccaCCCAGTAATTAAGAGACCTGATTATTTCACACAAACACATCAATCCAACCCTAATCCTAAAATGTAATGTTGGATTTTGCTAGCAATGACAATAATGTAATACTCctgtttcattttgttttgttttccctaTAAAAGCAGTTCTATAAGAACGTAGGCTTTGTCTTAATCACCCTAGCCTGTGTATACACAGTAGTTTCTAGCTAGGTCCAAACTTTAAAGTTGTCTTTTTTGACCCAGGATTACTGATGAAGGAACCACTTTTTGTTACCAATTATGTAACACTCAAACTGCTTTTTATCTAATAGAAggtgaataataataatggtgAGGTATTTCACAGTAACCTACCTagtaattttgagtttttgtgggTAGGAAAGTAGAATTGCATGGTTTTGTTGCATAAATCCTGAGCCCGTGGCTCAAAGGCTAAAACACATATTGTcctgtgttattggtttaaccTGATGGGTCCCAAGAGCCGTCTGGGGTTATATATGTCTCACACAcctaaagccaaaaaaaagaagaagataatatgATACTATGATTAAACTCTCAGGTTAAAATTCATAATCTGGACAGAGAATTTGCATATGCAGTGGTTACTAAACAAGATCTAAAAGCTGATGTATGTATTATTTTGCAAGATCTTGAGTTTGACCAGTGGAAgataataatgataatgattAAAAACACATGACAAGCAGATCTAAAGAGGAGATCCTGAGCATGAATGAGAACAAACTGAAATGTACTTTATCTGTTAGTTTATTTGGGCTTCCCTGGTGTCAAAGATTGTATTAGATACTAGAATTTTAGCATAGATATGGGaatgatagaagaagaaacaattatGAAACTAATAATGCAGAAGCTGTAAACTTATTATTTTTCCCTCACTTTAATAGCAATATGAGTCTCAAATCTTAAGTTACATCAGTTTGTTATATATtatcactgttttttttttttttttaaagtgacaatgttattattatcatcagTGGTTACTTTAATCAAAATCTAATGGAGCTGCAAAGAGGAAGAGCTCTCACAAATGATCTCTCCTAAAATGAAGCTGAAAACTTGCCTAATGTTCAGACTTAGTGTTTTAATGCCATATGAGAGATGCAATAAACTAGGAGGTTCGAGGAACCTTCATAttatatttcctaagatttttattttaatactttaaataaaaaaagctgCCCTTTCACACGGATAATGGTTTCTAATTCTAGAAACaggttttgagtattttttatttgcttaaagctttttaaaatttttatttacattctGCAACTACTTTTTGAGAACATGTTATATTATTATCTAATCAGAGTTATGTCTAGAGACTTGCCTTGCCTATTTAAGCACTCATCATAATGGTTGACAAAGATGGGCCAGCACtcaacttctctttctctctttcctctgcACGTTTTCAGTTTCTGTctaaagaacacaaacccaatAAAGAAGTcagagggagaaaaaaaaaagtttgatttgtAGTTCCATCAGAGCAGTTTCATCATATATACTCTTCTTTAAATTTGTCTTACTGTGATGTGGGCATTGTTCATTTGGGTTTCTCTGCTTCTCATAAGTATCACACATTGGATATATAGTTGGAAGAACCCTAAATGCAAAGGAAAGCTTCCACCTGGCTCCATGGGTTTCCCATTACTCGGGGAGACTATCCAGTTCTTCAAGCCAAACTCAACTTCAGACATCCCTCCCTTTGTCAAAGAAAGGGTAAAGAAGTAAGTGTCTCTCTTATTCTCTCATTCAAAGCAATGTGATTAATAACTAATGCTTCTAGTGTGTACGCAAAGGTTTTAAAACTCTTGTTCTAATACGTGTAGGTATGGTCCTATTTTCAAGACCAATCTCGTGGGCAGACCAGTTATTGTATCAACAGATGCTGATCTGAGTTATTTTGTGTTTCAACAAGAGGGTCGTTGTTTCCAGAGTTGGTATCCAGACACTTTTACCAACATCTTTGGGAGAAATAATGTTGGTTCACTACATGGGTTCATGTACAAGTACCTTAAAAGCATGGTCTTGACTCTCTTTGGCCATGATGGTCTCAAGAAGATGCTTCCTCAAGTCGAAATAACTGCAAGTAAGAGGTTAGAGCTTTGGTCAAATCAAGATTCAGTAGAACTCAAAGATGCAACCGCAAGCGTAAGTTTCACAAGCACACCTTAATTTTCTGTTTCAGTTATAATCCTTGTTGCTAACATGTTTGCTATCACACATTTTTATCAGATGATCTTTGATCTCACCGCAAAGAAGTTGATCAGCCATGAACCAGACAAGTCATCAGAGAATCTAAGAGCAAACTTTGTTGCTTTTATTCAGGGATTGATCTCCTTCCCTTTTGACATCCCAGGCACAGCTTATCACAAATGTCTACAGGTGAATCCATTATTCTCTTGAACCATTTCTTTCTTGCCTCACATNAACAAGCACACCTTTTCTGTTTCAGTTATAATCCTTGTTGCTAACATGTTGGTATCACACATTTTATCAGATGATCTTTGATCTCACCGCAAAGAAGTTGATCAGCCATGAACCAGACAAGTCATCAGAGAATCTAAGAGCAAACTTTGTTGCTTTCATTCAAGGATTGATCTCCTTCCCTTTTGACATCCCAGGCACAGCTTATCACAAATGTCTTCAGGTGAATCCATCATTCTCTTCAGTCTTCAACAATTTCTTGCCTCATCACATATTGGTACTAATGTTTTGAAACTGTCTTGTCTTGCAGGGTAGGGAAAAGGCAATGAAAATGTTGAAGAGTATGCTTCAAGAGAGGCGTAAGAACCCGCGGAAGATCCCAAGTGATTTCTTTGATTACGTTATTGAAGAGATTCAGAAAGAAGGGACAATTCTGACAGAGGATATTGCACTGGACTTGATGTTTGTCTTACTATTTGCCAGCTTCGAAACAACATCTCTCGCTTTAACTTTAGCTATCAAGTTTCTTACAGATGACCCTGCAGTCCTAAAGCGTTTAACGGTTAGTCAGAGGATCAACACAGTATATAGATATCTTTACCAAGAAGTGACAAATTTCTGGTTTATAATCAAAAAGCTAAACTGTGTTCATCTTCATGATCAGGAAGAACATGAGACAATTCTGAGAAACCGGAAAGATGCAGACTCAGGACTTACATGGGAAGAATACAAGTCAATGACTTACACATTTCAGGTTGCTTAAGATTTTGATTAAAAGTATGATAATTTCTAAAGTTTCAATACAAAGTTCAGCTGACTAAGTCTTAAGTAAACTCTGTATGCAGTTTATTAACGAAACAGCGAGACTAGCAAATATAGTTCCTGCAATCTTCAGAAAGACGTTGAGAGATATAAAATTCAAAGGtatgataaaataaagtaaaataacatTCTCAATGATTTAAGtgcctctttttttcttaaattatttatcattAAGACTTTTGTCAATGGTTACAGATTATACCATTCCAGCCGGCTGGGCGGTGATGGTCTGTCCACCAGCTGTACATTTGAATCCAGAAAAGTATAAAGATCCTTTAGTCTTCAATCCATCAAGATGGGAGGTGAGGTCAAACCTTCTAAGTAACTTCTACTCCAAGTAAAactgggaaaaaaataaaaataataacagaACTAATCGAATTTGGATGTGATGCAGGGATCAAAAGCTACCAATGCATCAAAGCACTTCATGGCGTTTGGTGGCGGTATGAGGTTCTGTGTTGGAACCGACTTCACCAAATTGCAGATGGCTGCGTTTCTTCATACCTTGGTAACAAAATACAGGTTTGTAAAAGCTAATCATCTTAATTACACTCTTCTATTGTGTTAGATTCCAATAAGGCTGATTTGATTCTGGCCCCTTGAATTTATCAGGTGGGAAGAGATTAAAGGAGGAGACATACTTCGAACTCCTGGATTACAGTTTCCAAATGGTTACCATGTCAGACTCCATAAAAAAGAGACTTAGAGAATGTTTTTTAAGTAAAACAGAAGTGTTAGGATTTCTAATACGTCGTTATACATTTTCTAAGACTACAAATCATAAGTTAAGATGTGTCTTAGGTTTTAAAAGGCTGAGAATCAGCTACAAAGGTGAATACAACAATTTTGTTACTAGCTTTTGTGTCTTGCTCAGAAACTGTAATGTATAGTTATTGACCACAAAGGCatgtaaaagaaaacaagtaCTACTGAGATTTATTATTCTCCTTAAGTTCTTGATCAAATCGTATATGTAAATTTCCTAAAGAAGTATTTATAATGAATATTGATACTCTATCCAAACTATAAAAGCTTGCAGAATCTCCTAAGCCTATAAATCTTCAATAGGAAATACACACATCAAAACATTAGGATGAAGATGAAAGTACTAATGTTTGGGATTGTTTCTGTAAAAGTTACCTTGGAACTTTTCTTCGATTGATCGATGAACGACAACACTGTAGTTTCAAGATGAAGATCGCCGCCAGAGGAAGCCCACCAACCCAAAAAACCATATGTTCCCTCTCGGTGATCTGCTGACGTGTCGGCTACTTTTCACCGGTTTATACATGATGATGTCactaatttttataaacgggCTAATAAGTTTCGTTCCAAGCCCAACATCTTTCAATTTGAGGAATCAATAAAAACAATCCTTTTCAATTTGTAGTTACACAACCAAATAGGACAATGAATATAGTTAGAAACAGAGTTTGTAACAGTAATGATGAATGAAAgaaatatcatcaacaagacCATTTGGAAGTAGGATAACAGTCTAGGCGATGGCACCATTTGCAATGTTTGTTCCCATTCTCTCCTTTGAAAAGCATCACAATCCCAACTGTCAAACCCGCTACGACAACTACACCGGCAATAAAGAACAACATGTACTGGCACGGGTTATACTTTGATCTGGCACGGCCACCATACTGCGAAGAGTTGCGTGACTCTTCCCATCCTAACTGAGGCCGGATCAGTAGTACAAACCCAAGTAAAAATCCGGTTAAGAAACCACCAATGTGAGCAAAGTTGTCAACCCAAGGAAGCAATCCTATTGCCAAATTGATTGCTATGATGAACAAGATTGTGAACAAAGCCGCCAGCTGGAAATTTATCAGAAACTCGTCAAGTCAATGCAACAATGATTCATTACAGTTAATGTTTGTATCTTGAAAAAGAACAGGCACATCATATGGTACCTTGTTGGCGTAGATAGTCCAGTTGATGAGAAGCTCTGATAACATTGCTCCCATGAGTCCAAGAAGAGCGCCCGAGGCACCAACTGAGATGCTATTTTGAAGGAAGAGAGCTGAGAGAATGTTTCCGCCAAATCCCGATATCAAGTAGACGAGTCCAATTCTTACTGCAGAGTCATTTTACAAGACATTATGAATATATGAAAAGAACGGAAGAATGAGAGAATCGCGGGTAATAATAGGAAAGACTTACTGAAGCCAAACTGCTGCTCAAGGCGGATACCGAAGAAGATTACATTGAACATATTAGTAAAAAGGTGAAAGACACCAGCGTGGAGCCACATAGAAGTGATGAGCCTCCATTTTTCATTGCCTTGCACGACTTTCCTCCATTCCAAAGCTCCCATTTTCTCCAATCTGAAATCATCATATGGTTAGAATCATCACGGATAGGATAAAACATGGAATCACAACAATACCAAAAGTTACAGACCCCATTGCTAAGGCAGCTCATAATCTTAAATCCAACCATGCCCTCAAAGATACTAGGTCGTTTGACCAAAAATCGTGTAGTTTAGACAACAGAGCACAATGCTGTGATGAACTTTATCTTAAGAACAGAGTTTGTTTTGAGCAAAACATGGCATCAACAGAGTAAATGAAGCAATCGTAGATGATACCAATGAGGTTTGTGCATCAGTAAACTCTAATGGGGCAACGAGATCAGTATTCTTTCATaacattttggaaaaaataGGGATAATATTGAGACCCACAAGtttgaaattgaattttaaggtgtcaaatttgaatataatgaTCAAACAAAAGATAACTATCAAAATACCCACAAGCAAGAACTTGATTTGTAAGGCAGTACAGGATCAGACTGTCAAAACCTTGAAACTTAAGGGACAAACACTGAGACTTCTGGGGCTTTTGTGAtttaaaaagaccaaaaagTTCACCAAAATTAGGATTACGAGTTCTTAAAGAAGCTTACGTGGAAGAAGATGGGCCTAAAAGAGGGTTTTCTCTGAGTGGCTGGAACGAGAACCTACGGAGAAACTTGGCCACGCAATCTCCATTTGCACCATTGGTCGTCTTGGGGCAGTCGTTGATGAACATGACAACGATGAAGACGGCGACATTAGCCACGACAATAGTCGGAGTCAGCCAGGACGTCCACTGGGTGTCCCCTCTGTGTTTCCTACCTCTCTCCATATCTCTACTggacattctctctctcttctctcgtcGTATAAAGAACAGCACAACTGGTGTTTACTATAAATAGTAAAcacaaaaaatgaaatcaacgGATGAAAGACGATGAATAAATGGAAGAAGAATAGATTGAGACAGGACACATGAAACAGAGCAATCTATTATCAGAGATTCAGGCAGAGAGTTTTTTTAACCTTCAGTTTTCCTCTGTACCTATTGCTGGATTTTGGAGAAACTCAACCGTTGAATCGGTGGGTTTTCCCAACATATGGTGTCAATGGCAGCTCCTTGAAgatattttctttccttttaacTTTCTGATAAAAATCTCAGACCTGAGAGAGGAAATAAATCAGACGTGAAATCACTTATATTGATTCTGTTATCA
Coding sequences within:
- the LOC104739925 gene encoding cytochrome P450 87A3-like, translating into MWALFIWVSLLLISITHWIYSWKNPKCKGKLPPGSMGFPLLGETIQFFKPNSTSDIPPFVKERVKKYGPIFKTNLVGRPVIVSTDADLSYFVFQQEGRCFQSWYPDTFTNIFGRNNVGSLHGFMYKYLKSMVLTLFGHDGLKKMLPQVEITASKRLELWSNQDSVELKDATASMIFDLTAKKLISHEPDKSSENLRANFVAFIQGLISFPFDIPGTAYHKCLQGREKAMKMLKSMLQERRKNPRKIPSDFFDYVIEEIQKEGTILTEDIALDLMFVLLFASFETTSLALTLAIKFLTDDPAVLKRLTEEHETILRNRKDADSGLTWEEYKSMTYTFQFINETARLANIVPAIFRKTLRDIKFKDYTIPAGWAVMVCPPAVHLNPEKYKDPLVFNPSRWEGSKATNASKHFMAFGGGMRFCVGTDFTKLQMAAFLHTLVTKYRWEEIKGGDILRTPGLQFPNGYHVRLHKKET
- the LOC104739924 gene encoding RHOMBOID-like protein 6, mitochondrial, producing the protein MSSRDMERGRKHRGDTQWTSWLTPTIVVANVAVFIVVMFINDCPKTTNGANGDCVAKFLRRFSFQPLRENPLLGPSSSTLEKMGALEWRKVVQGNEKWRLITSMWLHAGVFHLFTNMFNVIFFGIRLEQQFGFIRIGLVYLISGFGGNILSALFLQNSISVGASGALLGLMGAMLSELLINWTIYANKLAALFTILFIIAINLAIGLLPWVDNFAHIGGFLTGFLLGFVLLIRPQLGWEESRNSSQYGGRARSKYNPCQYMLFFIAGVVVVAGLTVGIVMLFKGENGNKHCKWCHRLDCYPTSKWSC